ATCAACCCAGAAAGATCCGTTTCAAACATGGGGGACGGTCACCGTAGTTTTATGTGTTCAATTTTACGACTTAAAAGGTGTGGTAGGCCTGACATCTGTCCGTCAACTTGATGCTCCAATGTAGCATTGGCTGTGGATCATACATAGAGATGCTCTAAATTGTGCACAGGACGcaatttattgtgtcttttaaTAGCGGATATCTATAGATGGCATGCCTTCATGGATCTGAACCAACGGTAGGGTGGCTGATGATGCACGGAACTATCAAATAGTCATTTCTTTGTGTGAGGAATAATGTCTAATCTTATGGGCCTCTTTGTCGAAGCAATTTGCTGATCCGAGGTGGCTCGATCCTGACCATTGACTCAAATTGCCGTTCAAACGTTGCTCGGTCCCTAACCGAGCCCAAGCATATTGGGCTGGGTCTCGGTCTGGGTCAGGGTCAGGCTTGATCCCTGCCCAACTCGACTCATTCAGCTAGTGGATTAGGTTTGGGTCCCAATAATGACCCAAAAAGTAACTCGGTTGGGTTCGAGCCTTAACTCTTGACCCGACCAATCTGTGCTAGGTTGGGCTGGGGCCCAACCCAGGTCCAAGCCCATGATGATTATGCCTACATGCAACAGCCAGCCCAGTATATGCCTTACTATTATCAGAACATAATAGATGGCCCATACTTTAGTGGGCGCCTGGCCATTTCGGCCCAATGTCCATTCCTGGTCACAGGCCACGCCTACTAAAACAATTGGATGTGTGCGATCCAAATCCACCTTGTTTAAATCCTTACTGGGCGgccgtttttttttatttttttgctgagGCGGGTGTTTCAGACAACACACATATCTAATAAAGATAGAAAACAGAATTCCCCATTCCCCAGTCGTCACATTAAACGTCATCAGCATGCAATCCACAAATCTGTTTTTTATTCTTTCATGGCCTACAGCAAAAGGGATGACCTGATACAAACATAAACTTCCTCTACCTAATACTCATCAAGCTATCTGCTTCAAAGGTAACCTAAGAAGAGAAATCAACATGGTAAACTTCAGTCATATCCGGGCGATACAATCCAAAGTTTTGTTCAGTCCCTGCAGGTTTCTGATTCTCATTAAACATAGCAAATAAGTACGTCTCGATCCCCTTCCCCGGCCTCTTGGGTGTCCCTGTCTTATTCAGTGCATAAGCCACCATATTATTGTTATACGTTCTCGCATTGTCCACCGTTGCACCGACGCCACCGCCACCTGACGGCCAACCAGTCTCTGAAACCACAATTTCAACGTTACTTCCTCCAGCCTTCTCCAACGCCGAGTACGTTGCATCCACTATCGCATCAAAGAGGTTGGTGTAGCCCAATTGGCCATCCTTCACCACCACCCCTTGAGCTGTGAATAGAGCGTAATCCAACCGGACTTCGTTGGGGCTGCCGGCGTAGGCGAAGTAGGGATAAGCATTGACAAGAAGTGGATACTTTTGGGCCTCCAAGAATGCTACGATTGGTGCCATGAAGGAACTTGCTGACTCTGAGAATGCACCTTGAGATGGAGGATATGATGTTCCTAGTACTGCTGTTGCCACTGCTGTTGTAACTGGAATTGAAATATTGGCAGCTTTCACTGCAGCATCAAGGTTTTGCATGGCAGGGAGGACGTGGCTTGCAAGGTCACCAGGGATGACTTCGTTTCCAGCATTTATGTAGCGGAAATTAACAGAATTTGCAAAAGGGATTACATTGGTTTGCACCCAATTGGTGGCATAGGATTGATTGCTAGCGAGACTCTGGAGATCTTGATTGTATGTTCCTAGGATGACTTCAATTTTGGAACCCTCAAGAGCTTTTAGAGCATTGAGGTCAGGGTTGAAAATTCGAAGCTTTTCGACATTTCTTGAGGTGTAGAGGGCAACCACCTTGTCAGGTGTTGGAAGGTTATTGCCCAGCATTCCATAGTTCACACCAATGCCTTGGGCTCCTGCATTCATCATTAGCATATTGTTAAATAACCAATTTATCTCGAAAACTTAGGTTGATAGAAAAAAAGGATCAACAATATATATCAGGCTAGCTTAACGGTACAAATTAACTATAAGTACTATTGGTAAACTTCACaccaaattaaataaaatttcttctttttttatataaatgagTTAAAATTGCCTTTGGTTGCGTAACATGAGCTACATCCAAATGGGGGAAAAAGTATAATAGTTTAAAAAAGAACAGCAAAAATGAGAAGAAAACTAAAATTTTGTATTGTCTAATTACGATATAGAAAGCAGAggtccttttcaaaaaaaagaatatatctAATTCAGATCGGATTTGGATGGAAATTTTTGTATCTATTACTAAAACTTGCGATGATTTTAGAAAGAGATATGGTCGGGTAATATCTACATATTTTAGTGCTAGTTCAGGAGAATTGCTAATGGAGGTCGCAATTGCTCTACAAGTGAGGGTAGAGCTGAGGTCAGTGATGATCTTAGTGATAACAAAAGACAGCGACCTCCATCAGCAAAAGTGCTTGGGGTTCTACTTTTTGACATTTTTCAGGCCGGAAATCTAGATTTAGGATATAATCCTATGACTACAAGTCATTGACAAAAAACAAGCGTATACAATCACTTGTCGCCTTGCAGAGAACAAGAAGCAAACTTGCATCACCCTTGAAAAGCCAGAATTGGCGTCAATTGTACGATAAAAGAAATTTGACCTTTGTTTTAGCACAAGCCCAATTTCTTTTGCCTTTTGCTTCCTCAGCGACAAAAATTGCCCACATATTAAGGCTTTACCAAGGAATCAGATGTCACAGACTGCCTTGGTCCATTATACGAATTAAtgccttgtttttttttaatccttataaCAATGGATGATAATGAGAAATTTTAATCATCCAAACAAACAAACAGACAAGATTAAAATCATCAATGATCCCAAAAACATACCATATAACCATTTGGTCTTGATAGGAACTATCCATTATTACACAGCAAATGACGTCATATTACACCTATTGTGTGGgatttgatttgattatatgcAATATATATTTTACATTCTTGATGCATATTGTGTGGGATTTGATTCTGTCATATTATGCGGGATTTGATTCTGTACAATATGTATTTTCTATTCTTGATGCATATTATGTGGGATTTGATTCTGTCATATTATGTGAGATTTGATTCTGTACAATATGTATTTTCCATTCTTGATAGATATTGTGTGggatttgattttctttttttgtatatatatatatatatggttgtTCATGCCACATGAATAATACAGAAAATTTCTTTCCTTTAGTGCCTCTCCTCTCGTTACCACTTTTATCACGTCATTTCTTTGCTCTATTACAGCCAAAATCTAGTATAATTTTCTCTACAAAATTAATATTGGCATAGCAATTTATATTGAACTAGATCTCAACTATGTCAAACCCTTTCTTATAACTATTATCATGTATAAAGCAGGCATCTATTAgcgttatttatattttatatatatatatatatattattaacaaATCCATGACAAAGTGTTCCAACAGTTGGATACCACCCCTCATGCTATCTGTATACAAATTGCTTAGCTTCTCAGCATTTCAGGGGTAATAATATGCATAAAATAAGCGTAGAGAATAATCACATGAAGCTTGGAAAGCAATAAAAGTAGAGAGACAGAGAGCTACGATGAACAACTAGTCGTATCATATACAATTGTGCCGTACCAATAGGAGAAAGATGTTTTACctcgaaaaaagaaaaaagaaaaaaaaaaagatgtcaaCGGAATACCTGCAAGAGTACCGAAACTGAAGCTGGATGCGAGAAGCCACAGAACAAAAATACTACAAAGAAATCCGCCGTGATCCATAGTCACAAATCTctgatctctctctccccctccctccctctttctccctctctctctctctctctctctctctctctctctctctctgtgtgtgtgtgtgtgtgggtgtgCCTATTGCTTACTAAAAATGGACACAAAATACTGGGgctagggagagagagagagagagatttatgTCAATGAGTTTGCTCGTAGGTCGCTCAAAGAAAACCTTTTATAGGGCCAGCAAGTAAAACTGCTCACCAAGAAAAACTATTGTATTCACTCCCCGCCGTCAACCTTTTCCAAGCGGGCAAGTAGAACTACCCACCAAAATATAGAACGCCTCCATCTCCAACATCCGCCTTGGTGGTCGACTAGAGCGAGTCATATGGTTCCAAACAAGGTTCGCTATACCGATTCGAATCGAATGGTTTAGAACATACCATATCGTCCACACCGGTTTGGTACTGCTACCTAGTATGGATAGTGTACTGATATtcgatatgccaaaaaaattccaTATCATACCGTACTATACCGATATTATGCTAATATGGTATCGGTATAGAGTCCGGTACTGAAATGGTAAACTCTGGTtccaagtatatatatatattattggcACCAATCCTGGATATGTTCTTTCACCAAAGGACCGGGCCAGGTCCAAATCCAATAggccaaaaaaatatatatatagcaccAGAGAGTGCCTACATTCGGAAGCGTGGTCAAATGTTAGGTAGTGGTTGGCCGGATTTAGTTGAATTTCCATGACGGTCTTCATGTGAGAGACATCAGCGAAGACTTTGTCCAAATGTGAATGCATAGTGAGATTATTGGCTCCCTAGATGTCTGCACTGTTGGGATTCATGGCAATTGTTGCCAATATTAGTGCGTCCCCTAATGGGTTAATGCCATGTAGCCTAATTGTGAAAGGATCCAAATTTGCCTAGATAAAACTAACAAAGAACAAAAACTCTCTTGCAGGACTTTGCTCGCACAATTTCTATTTACTTggaattttaaattattcttACATTTCTATTTTGATTTCCTATAGATATTTATTAGGTTAGATCCTATGTCGGTAGCAAAACATTTCATTTGTTCGCAAGATtcctaaaatataaaatataaacaaaaataaagtttttCTAATTGTATACTAAGctaggaaggagaaggaagaaaaaagagcAGCTTATCCGCGAGCTGCCTCCATCCATCTCTAATACTCTAATGACAACCAAATCCTGCCCCTATAAAAAGAAGTCAACTTGTAACACATCGCCATCATCTTATGTCGCAGCGATCATATTAGCACAGAAGATGCCAAGACAAATAGTAGGTTGCATACAGACCACCATTTCATTATATCCCGAATAGCATATGAACAGGACTTTAAAAAAGGGAAACTCCAATTTGGATTTGGTGAACCATGAAGCTTATCAGCTTTATATTCATTATGATGGCtatagatatatttttttttcccatgcTTGACGTGGAGAATAAACTGACTCTAGACAGATTGGAATTAGATAAGCACACAAACAAGGATAACAGCTAATACAATTGGTAAGGTTGCTATCTGCTCGGTGCGGGTAGGGATAAAGATGACCAAAactgaggtgttttggaggtgTTATCTACGGTTTATTTGGATCCTACCCTTTTCTTATCTCAATCAAATTAAACATATATTAAGGCATGCAAGAGGTTGAGACAAGTTAGATAAACCGTTTGGAAGATCTCATACTGTAGTTTCATACCATACTTTTAGCTTCATTCAGCAAGCCTACATATATTTCATATTCATTAATGATTAATTGTGTAATTATTAGCAACTATCTCAAGAGAATGAGCTCGATTAATTTAATACATTAAATATAAGCAACAATTGTGGAGCGGCTGGATTGTGACCTCAGCATTGTTAACCTTTTGGTTTTGTTTAATTCATGTTGCAAGTAGAGAGCTCATGACCATTGCTGATTTGCCGTATTAATACATAGAACTCTCTACTGAGCCTACCATGCTATCAGGGGCGGCCCAAAACATTTGGGAGCCTAAGGCGAACTTATTAGgaaaggcctttttttttttaaatgatgaaaaaattttaataagtataaaatactttaaaattttatttaaaaataactcgtatagctttttgagatgcaaaattactaatcaaatTTTTATAGTTCTATTGTTAATTCTTGAGTTGAATTTAATgtggttttttctttgtttgtgacaacaaatctatctagagctcctttttgagattgaatgtgtttatcaatttttcttttctttttgagtttttcatatccacattcatattttctattagacattttaatataaaaataatattatca
The Phoenix dactylifera cultivar Barhee BC4 chromosome 3, palm_55x_up_171113_PBpolish2nd_filt_p, whole genome shotgun sequence DNA segment above includes these coding regions:
- the LOC103706306 gene encoding putative glucan endo-1,3-beta-glucosidase GVI, with the translated sequence MDHGGFLCSIFVLWLLASSFSFGTLAGAQGIGVNYGMLGNNLPTPDKVVALYTSRNVEKLRIFNPDLNALKALEGSKIEVILGTYNQDLQSLASNQSYATNWVQTNVIPFANSVNFRYINAGNEVIPGDLASHVLPAMQNLDAAVKAANISIPVTTAVATAVLGTSYPPSQGAFSESASSFMAPIVAFLEAQKYPLLVNAYPYFAYAGSPNEVRLDYALFTAQGVVVKDGQLGYTNLFDAIVDATYSALEKAGGSNVEIVVSETGWPSGGGGVGATVDNARTYNNNMVAYALNKTGTPKRPGKGIETYLFAMFNENQKPAGTEQNFGLYRPDMTEVYHVDFSS